The proteins below come from a single Takifugu flavidus isolate HTHZ2018 chromosome 6, ASM371156v2, whole genome shotgun sequence genomic window:
- the ten1 gene encoding CST complex subunit TEN1: protein MLPAAAAFCFPWEINSVEVEEGKSVRTFGRLVSYDWDESRASLWAQQGSTEHPVTINTAYVEPFDPIIGAQYLALGEVEKAESVGVMVRARVLTCVDGVNVALLQKAIAVQRSFFRERESS, encoded by the exons AtgctgcctgcagctgcagctttctgTTTTCCCTGGGAAATAAACTCcgtggaagtggaggaaggaaaATCCGTCAGAACATTTGGCAG ACTTGTCAGCTACGACTGGGATGAGTCCCGGGCGAGCCTGTGGGCCCAGCAGGGCTCCACGGAGCATCCTGTCACCATCAACACCGCGTACGTGGAGCCCTTTGACCCAATAATCGGAGCCCAGTACCTGGCTCTTGGTGAGGTGGAGAAGGCTGAAA GTGTTGGTGTGATGGTCCGAGCCCGGGTGCTGACCTGTGTTGATGGTGTAAATGTCGCTCTCCTCCAGAAGGCCATCGCTGTGCAGCGCAGCTTCTTCAGGGAACGAGAGTCCAGTTGA
- the acox1 gene encoding LOW QUALITY PROTEIN: peroxisomal acyl-coenzyme A oxidase 1 (The sequence of the model RefSeq protein was modified relative to this genomic sequence to represent the inferred CDS: inserted 1 base in 1 codon) — protein MNPDIVKERQNATFNVEKLTNILDGSPEKTRRRREIESMVLNDPDFQEQDPNFLSRSERYDQAVRKSAQMILKLREFGISDPDEIYYYKNLAMANQHEALGLHFVMFLPTLYSQCDPQQSRKWIPLAQSFQVLGTYAQTEMGHGTHLRGLETTATFDPATQEFVLNSPTISSIKWWPGGLGKTSNHAIVLAQLHTQGNCHGLHAFIVPIRDMDTHVPLPGIVVGDIGPKFGFSEVDNGFLKLENVRIPLDNMLMKYAKVEPDGTYVKPPSAKLTYGTMVFIRSMIVGQSALALAKSCTIAIRYSAVRHQSELKPGEPEPQILNFQTQQHKLFPVLATAYAFTFVGQYMKQTYNRISGDIHEGDYSGLPELHALSAGLKAFTTWAANGAIEVCRMSCGGHGYSRSSALPDIYVEFTPTCTYEGENTVMMLQTARYLLKSYSQXQGGQQLQGSVSYLSRLQPQPVSAGVPPLNIQDLASLVQVYQLRAANLVELAATSIQQELQLRRSQEDAWNSSAIDLVRASDAHCHYVVVKLFADKLRQVEDPAVTSVLSTLALLYSLHGIASNSGDFLKAGLLSVPQALQVSAHIKELLIQLRPNAVALVDAFDLNDKKLNSVLGRYDGNVYEHLFEWARNSPLNASEVHESFHKYLKPLRSKL, from the exons ATGAATCCTGACATcgtgaaagaaagacagaatgCCACGTTTAACGTGGAGAAACTGACCAATATTCTGGACGGGAGCCCAGAAAAGACCCGAAGAAGACGAGAAATCG AGTCGATGGTTCTGAACGACCCCGACTTCCAGGAGCAGGACCCCAACTTCCTGTCCCGCAGCGAGCGCTACGACCAGGCCGTGAGGAAGAGCGCTCAGATGATCCTGAAGCTCAGGGAGTTCGGCATTTCTGACCCGGACGAGATCTACTACTATAAAAA TCTTGCTATGGCTAACCAACATGAGGCCCTGGGGCTGCACTTTGTCATGTTCCTCCCAACCCTGTACAGCCAGTGTGACCCTCAGCAGTCCAGAAAATGGATCCCTCTGGCCCAGTCCTTCCAGGTGCTCGGTACCTATGCCCAAACTGAGATGGGCCACG GCACTCACCTCCGAGGACTGGAGACCacggcgacctttgaccccgccaCGCAGGAGTTTGTCCTCAACAGTCCCACCATCAGCTCCATCAAGTGGTGGCCCGGCGGGC TTGGGAAAACCTCCAACCACGCCATCGTCCTGGCTCAGCTCCACACCCAGGGAAACTGCCACGGCCTGCATGCATTTATTGTGCCGATCCGTGACATGGACACGCACGTGCCGCTGCCAG GTATCGTGGTCGGTGACATCGGCCCCAAGTTTGGCTTTAGTGAGGTTGACAACGGTTTCCTGAAGTTAGAGAACGTGCGAATCCCACTGGACAACATGCTAATGAAGTATGCTAAG GTGGAGCCAGACGGAACATATGTGAAACCCCCCAGTGCTAAGCTAACCTATGGCACCATGGTGTTTATCCGCTCCATGATCGTCGGACAGTCCGCTCTGGCCCTGGCAAAGTCCTGCACCATCGCCATCCGCTACAGCGCCGTTCGCCACCAGTCGGAGCTCAAGCCCGG AGAGCCGGAGCCCCAAATCCTGAACTTCCAGACGCAGCAGCACAAGCTGTTCCCTGTGCTGGCCACGGCCTACGCCTTCACCTTCGTGGGCCAGTACATGAAGCAGACCTACAACCGCATCAGCGGGGACATCCACGAAGGGGACTACAGCGGGCTGCCAGAG CTCCACGCCCTCTCTGCTGGCCTCAAGGCCTTCACCACCTGGGCCGCCAACGGTGCCATCGAGGTGTGTCGCATGTCCTGTGGCGGCCACGGCTACTCCCGCAGCAGCGCCCTGCCCGACATCTACGTGGAGTTCACGCCCACCTGCACCTACGAGGGGGAGAACACGGTCATGATGCTGCAGACCGCCAG GTACCTGCTGAAGAGCTACTCCC GCCAGGGgggccagcagctgcagggcagCGTGTCCTACCtgagcaggctgcagcctcAGCCCGTCTCTGCCGGAGTTCCTCCGCTCAACATTCAGGACCTCGCCAGCCTGGTCCAGGTCTACCAGCTCCGAGCAGCCAA TCTGGTGGAGCTGGCAGCAACGAGCatccagcaggagctgcagctgcggcGCAGCCAGGAGGACGCGTGGAACAGCAGCGCCATCGACCTGGTCAGAGCCTCGGAC GCCCACTGTCACTACGTGGTGGTGAAACTGTTTGCTGATAAGTTGAGGCAGGTGGAGGATCCGGCGGTGACCTCTGTGCTGTCCACCCTGGCTCTGCTCTACAGCCTGCACGGCATCGCAAGTAACTCTGGAGACTTCCTGAAG GCCGGGCTGCTGAGTGTTCCACAGGCCCTGCAGGTCTCCGCTCACATTAAGGAGCTCCTGATCCAGCTCCGGCCCAACGCCGTGGCGCTGGTGGACGCCTTCGATCTCAATGACAAGAAGCTGAATTCTGTCCTCGGCCGATATGACGGGAACGTGTACGAGCACCTGTTTGAGTGGGCGCGCAACTCCCCGCTCAACGCCTCCGAG GTCCACGAGTCTTTCCACAAGTACCTGAAGCCGCTGCGGTCCAAACTCTAA